In one Candidatus Pelagibacter sp. HTCC7211 genomic region, the following are encoded:
- a CDS encoding UbiA family prenyltransferase, with translation MKSLKNWMIDAANILFDDSKNDLRSLPKTVRLQILLVLSFIWTTVFSLYVFSYTTFAFGWAGLYIAHIGLIFAVYMTFKNFHKAEAQSNSVFKTKNFDPFKIMVIVFVIVFIFVFSKGIEVLTSPNPSSYSIPYDGPSKSVFEKWLPFSKDK, from the coding sequence ATGAAATCATTAAAAAACTGGATGATAGATGCTGCAAATATATTATTTGATGACAGCAAGAATGACCTTAGGTCTCTTCCTAAAACTGTAAGACTCCAAATTCTATTAGTTTTAAGTTTTATTTGGACAACAGTTTTTAGTTTATATGTTTTTTCATACACAACTTTTGCATTCGGCTGGGCAGGTCTTTATATTGCACATATTGGTTTAATATTTGCAGTTTACATGACTTTTAAAAATTTCCACAAAGCTGAGGCACAATCGAATAGTGTTTTTAAAACAAAAAATTTTGACCCATTTAAAATAATGGTAATTGTCTTCGTAATAGTTTTTATTTTTGTTTTCTCTAAGGGAATTGAAGTTTTAACAAGTCCTAATCCTAGCTCATACTCAATACCTTATGATGGACCATCAAAATCAGTATTTGAAAAGTGGCTACCATTTAGTAAAGATAAGTAA
- the amt gene encoding ammonium transporter: MENLNLENVKSYVDTLWVIDCAILVFIMQAGFMCMETGLSRHKNSINVALKNAADFGVSVVIFWIFGFGLMFGSSYNGLFGTDLFFFKTTNAEYMTYFVFQAMFVATAATIISGAVAERMKFNGYLIITILATGIIYPIVGHWAWSSSYLSNIDSAKELLNEVDQVTSTGWLTNLGFVDFAGSTIVHSVGGWIALSAVIIIGPRIGKYSESNKGKFTGSSFPLAVLGTLILWFGWFGFNGGSNGAMDEAVPLILINTFLAAAFGLLTGLGTSFIIYKKPDPFYVVLGPLAGLVAITAGCNSMTTVVAIFVGIIGALVAVLITEILNKYEIDDVVGAVPVHLGAGVWGTLAVGFFSDLNILGTDLTRLEQIKAQFIGVLTIGAFSFFGSYIILRILNYFYPLRVTPLQEELGLNIAEHNAVSVEHDLISILEKQSQSGDLAIRGPQDPFTAGGVIGLYYNKLMNKLEISEKEKEKWRSRISKEVNLAVKVQENFLPKRDLQNYPVHGINIAAREVSGDFFSFYPHNDSIYFIIADVAGKGVHAGMVMAKASTLFEVMSRDQVDPDEMMFHMNNDLFITKTSGMFVTCVLGKYDLISDEITWVNGGHQPAIIRNEKGEYQSFGSDAPPMGVISQKDKSIYKINKQVLNGNKFYVFTDGLSESLDEEGKEIGIDGSIKIIEDNYTKDSKRHLSDITKKIIKISGPGKLSDDLTLISIG, from the coding sequence ATGGAAAATTTAAATTTAGAAAATGTAAAATCTTATGTAGATACCTTATGGGTTATTGATTGCGCTATATTAGTTTTTATTATGCAAGCAGGTTTTATGTGCATGGAAACTGGACTTTCTAGACATAAAAACAGTATTAATGTTGCATTAAAAAATGCAGCCGATTTTGGAGTTTCAGTCGTTATTTTTTGGATTTTCGGTTTCGGTCTGATGTTTGGTTCAAGTTATAATGGTTTGTTTGGAACTGATTTGTTCTTTTTTAAAACAACCAACGCTGAATATATGACTTATTTTGTTTTCCAAGCAATGTTTGTTGCAACGGCAGCTACAATTATTTCAGGAGCTGTTGCAGAGAGAATGAAATTTAATGGCTATTTAATAATTACAATTTTAGCAACTGGAATTATTTATCCAATTGTAGGTCATTGGGCTTGGTCTTCGAGCTATTTAAGTAATATTGATAGTGCTAAAGAATTATTGAATGAAGTAGATCAGGTTACGTCGACAGGTTGGTTAACTAATTTAGGATTTGTAGATTTTGCAGGTAGCACAATAGTTCACTCAGTTGGTGGATGGATTGCTCTTTCAGCGGTAATAATTATTGGTCCTAGGATTGGCAAATATTCTGAGTCAAATAAAGGAAAATTTACTGGCTCAAGTTTTCCTTTAGCCGTTCTTGGTACTTTAATTTTATGGTTTGGATGGTTTGGATTTAATGGTGGTAGTAATGGTGCAATGGATGAGGCTGTTCCATTAATTTTAATAAATACTTTTCTTGCTGCAGCGTTTGGCTTGTTAACAGGTTTAGGAACTTCATTTATAATTTATAAAAAACCAGACCCTTTTTATGTTGTTCTAGGTCCTTTAGCGGGATTAGTAGCTATAACCGCAGGGTGTAATTCAATGACAACCGTAGTTGCAATTTTTGTTGGAATAATTGGAGCACTAGTAGCAGTGCTAATTACAGAGATTTTAAATAAATATGAAATTGACGATGTAGTAGGAGCAGTACCAGTTCATTTAGGAGCAGGTGTTTGGGGAACTCTAGCGGTAGGTTTTTTTAGTGATTTAAATATTTTAGGAACAGATCTAACAAGACTAGAACAAATAAAAGCACAATTTATTGGAGTTTTAACAATAGGAGCTTTTTCTTTTTTCGGATCATATATAATTTTAAGAATTTTAAATTATTTTTATCCATTGAGAGTTACTCCTCTACAAGAAGAGTTAGGATTGAATATAGCTGAGCATAATGCGGTTTCAGTAGAACATGATTTAATTTCAATTTTAGAAAAACAATCTCAAAGTGGAGATCTTGCTATTAGAGGGCCTCAAGATCCATTTACAGCAGGAGGTGTAATTGGACTTTATTATAATAAATTGATGAATAAGCTTGAGATTAGTGAAAAAGAAAAAGAAAAATGGCGAAGTAGAATATCTAAAGAAGTAAATTTAGCAGTAAAAGTTCAAGAAAATTTCTTACCAAAAAGAGATTTACAAAATTACCCTGTACATGGAATTAATATTGCTGCTAGAGAAGTTTCAGGAGACTTCTTTAGCTTTTATCCTCACAATGACAGTATTTATTTTATTATAGCCGATGTTGCTGGTAAAGGTGTTCATGCAGGGATGGTAATGGCAAAAGCTTCAACTTTATTTGAAGTAATGTCAAGAGACCAGGTTGATCCAGATGAAATGATGTTTCATATGAACAATGATTTATTTATCACTAAAACTTCTGGTATGTTTGTTACCTGTGTGCTTGGAAAATATGATCTAATTTCAGATGAAATCACATGGGTAAATGGTGGACATCAACCAGCTATAATTAGGAATGAGAAGGGTGAATACCAAAGTTTTGGTAGTGACGCACCACCAATGGGGGTTATTTCTCAAAAAGATAAATCAATTTATAAAATCAATAAACAAGTTTTAAATGGAAATAAATTTTATGTTTTCACAGATGGGTTATCAGAGAGTTTAGATGAAGAAGGAAAAGAAATAGGCATAGATGGTTCAATTAAGATTATTGAGGATAATTATACAAAGGACTCGAAAAGACACTTATCAGATATTACTAAAAAAATAATTAAAATTTCTGGGCCTGGAAAATTAAGTGATGATCTTACTTTAATATCAATTGGATAG
- a CDS encoding phosphate-starvation-inducible PsiE family protein, producing MEKIAKNLQLILMCIILISTVIAVGIEIKNMFLNQSVTLADLLLMFLYLEVLAMVRVFWDQQSISITLPLLIAITALARFIILQGKEMDPTALVYEAVAIVLIAAAIVILRLRHSDKLGLKKKKSR from the coding sequence ATGGAAAAAATAGCAAAAAATTTACAGCTAATTTTAATGTGTATTATTTTAATAAGCACTGTAATTGCAGTTGGTATCGAAATTAAAAATATGTTTCTTAATCAATCGGTAACACTAGCTGATTTGCTTTTAATGTTTCTATATTTAGAGGTTCTTGCAATGGTCAGAGTATTTTGGGATCAACAATCAATTAGTATTACTCTACCCCTTTTAATTGCGATCACTGCTCTTGCTCGATTTATAATACTTCAAGGCAAAGAGATGGATCCAACTGCATTGGTGTATGAGGCTGTAGCTATAGTTCTTATTGCAGCTGCAATCGTCATATTAAGACTAAGACATAGTGATAAATTAGGTCTTAAAAAAAAAAAATCAAGATAA
- a CDS encoding FAD-binding domain-containing protein, with protein sequence MIFEASRAKALDKLNHFVESNLSQYSKLRNFDFGPDNRSNISCLSPYITHGIISELEVIDKSLKKFSFTKNEKFIQEVLWRVYWKGWLELRPNVWSDFLMELNNLRNEFKDKQNYLDAIEGKTDLECFNQWVNELKENNYLHNHTRMWFASIWIFTLELPWQLGAEFFMKHLYDGDAASNTLGWRWVAGIQTQGKHYLASEWNIKKFTNNRFKNIKLNENAFPKISEKSYSLVKKEFNNPRNIDEKNLLVFENNLSFEITDFKENKFEKIYIISNKNENRCIKLSEKLVKFKSLLIEDQKQRLKDRSINCEVIDISEIKNIENYYCLYPTVGENLDYLSSNNLKLNFLYRDLDQLAWQFCNKGFFNFKNYIPKIISSFN encoded by the coding sequence ATGATATTTGAAGCTTCGAGGGCTAAGGCCCTTGATAAATTAAATCATTTTGTTGAAAGTAATCTTTCTCAATATTCTAAATTAAGAAATTTTGATTTTGGTCCTGATAATAGATCAAATATTTCATGTTTATCTCCCTACATTACTCACGGGATTATAAGTGAATTAGAAGTTATCGATAAATCACTTAAAAAATTTTCATTTACAAAAAATGAAAAATTTATTCAAGAAGTTTTGTGGCGTGTTTATTGGAAAGGTTGGCTAGAATTAAGACCAAATGTTTGGTCAGATTTTTTAATGGAACTAAATAATCTTAGAAATGAATTTAAAGATAAACAAAATTATCTAGATGCAATTGAAGGAAAAACTGACTTAGAATGCTTTAATCAGTGGGTAAATGAGCTTAAAGAAAACAACTATCTTCATAATCACACTAGAATGTGGTTTGCAAGTATTTGGATATTTACTCTGGAATTACCCTGGCAATTAGGTGCTGAATTTTTTATGAAACATCTTTACGATGGGGATGCTGCATCAAATACTCTTGGATGGAGATGGGTGGCTGGAATTCAAACTCAAGGTAAACATTATTTGGCAAGTGAGTGGAATATTAAAAAATTTACTAATAATAGATTTAAAAATATTAAGTTAAATGAAAATGCTTTTCCTAAGATATCTGAGAAATCTTATTCTTTAGTTAAAAAAGAATTTAATAACCCACGAAATATAGATGAAAAAAATCTGTTAGTTTTTGAAAACAATCTATCTTTTGAAATCACTGACTTTAAGGAAAATAAATTTGAAAAAATTTATATAATTTCAAACAAAAATGAAAATAGATGCATAAAACTCAGTGAAAAATTAGTAAAATTTAAATCCCTTTTAATAGAGGATCAAAAACAAAGGTTAAAAGATAGATCTATTAATTGTGAAGTTATCGATATAAGTGAAATTAAAAATATTGAAAATTATTATTGTTTATATCCAACTGTTGGTGAAAATTTAGATTATCTAAGTTCAAATAATTTAAAGTTAAATTTTTTGTACAGAGATCTTGACCAACTTGCTTGGCAATTTTGCAACAAAGGTTTTTTTAATTTCAAAAATTATATTCCAAAAATAATTTCGAGCTTTAATTAA
- a CDS encoding argininosuccinate synthase codes for MKSKKKIVLAYSGGLDTSIILKWLQENYDAEVICYTADVGQEINRKKIIKNAKKFGVKNIIIKDLKDIFVKDYVYPMIRGHAIYEGVYLLGTSIARPLIAKDQIKVAKKYKAYAVAHGATGKGNDQVRFELGYHYFGPKIKIIAPWRIWKLKSRTDLINYAKKHGIAIPKDKKGAPPFSVDDNLFHTSTEGKVLENPKNSAPEFIFQRTTSPEKAPNRPSYVTINFKNGDPLGINGKKLSASKLLEKLNQLAGKNGIGRVDLVENRFIGIKSRGVYETPGGTLLIHAHRAIESVTLDKDTMHKKDQVMPRYAELIYNGFWYSKERFKLQKIVDLNKNKVNGSVKLKLYKGNIIIESRQTKSSAYSMKKVSFEENKTFNKSNVERFINFNKKKL; via the coding sequence ATGAAATCAAAAAAGAAAATAGTGTTAGCCTATTCTGGGGGGCTAGATACCTCTATAATTTTAAAATGGCTTCAAGAAAATTATGATGCGGAAGTTATTTGTTATACCGCAGATGTTGGCCAAGAAATTAACAGAAAAAAAATTATCAAAAATGCAAAAAAATTTGGTGTTAAAAATATTATTATTAAAGATTTAAAAGATATATTTGTAAAAGATTATGTTTATCCAATGATTAGAGGCCACGCAATTTATGAAGGTGTTTATTTACTTGGAACATCAATTGCAAGACCACTAATCGCAAAAGACCAAATAAAAGTTGCAAAAAAATATAAAGCTTATGCTGTTGCACATGGAGCAACTGGAAAAGGTAATGACCAAGTTAGATTTGAGTTAGGTTATCATTATTTTGGACCAAAAATAAAAATTATTGCGCCTTGGAGAATTTGGAAATTAAAATCAAGAACAGACCTAATTAATTATGCGAAAAAACATGGGATAGCTATCCCTAAAGATAAAAAAGGAGCTCCTCCATTTTCAGTTGATGACAATCTGTTTCACACATCGACTGAGGGAAAAGTTTTAGAAAACCCAAAAAATTCTGCGCCTGAATTTATATTTCAAAGAACTACTTCACCAGAAAAAGCACCTAATAGACCAAGCTATGTAACTATCAATTTTAAAAATGGTGACCCACTTGGAATAAATGGGAAAAAATTATCTGCATCAAAACTATTAGAAAAACTTAATCAGCTTGCAGGTAAAAATGGAATTGGAAGAGTTGATTTAGTTGAGAATAGATTTATTGGAATTAAGTCTAGAGGCGTATATGAAACACCTGGAGGAACATTATTAATTCATGCACATAGAGCAATTGAATCTGTAACTCTTGATAAAGATACGATGCATAAAAAAGATCAAGTAATGCCAAGATATGCAGAACTTATCTATAATGGTTTTTGGTACTCTAAAGAAAGATTTAAACTTCAAAAAATTGTAGATCTTAATAAAAATAAAGTTAATGGGTCAGTTAAACTGAAACTTTATAAAGGAAATATTATCATTGAGTCGAGACAAACTAAAAGTTCGGCTTACTCAATGAAAAAAGTGTCTTTTGAAGAAAACAAAACATTTAACAAATCAAATGTTGAAAGATTCATAAATTTTAACAAGAAAAAACTGTAA